Proteins found in one Crassostrea angulata isolate pt1a10 chromosome 3, ASM2561291v2, whole genome shotgun sequence genomic segment:
- the LOC128178815 gene encoding melatonin receptor type 1B-like, whose amino-acid sequence MASVGFRYGMGTVLAIVGALSMILNIFLFFVCVRRSRLRKPPHYFLMSLALVDIIAVLGWSSLTVVSLFSDGWILPTEVCKVQEYIMSMYLYLNSHTFVLLAFERFLLFLRPSKHSEIFINSVVLIMMLAIWIFDGVMSAFPYFGWGTVSYFSSQFQCAMDHEKNIRETNFVTVMCFGIPISLCLGLYLFIFIMIRKIKRREDDNGALIVERNNRAIGDSYSQRLKNQQLKFQNAGTKAVKPNIGKKFTYTEDGYVSNDSSDDENTESNVQKGTPKQVVRQKKVYHMAKNDSLLMKTYVFMTILFFLLWLPYLIVTYIFLKNRYADISDEIVFVVVFLCQCTTFIKPVVYVTYNTHFRKHVVKCFCRKSSSNEIKSDTGERGFDNTALE is encoded by the coding sequence ATGGCGTCCGTAGGATTTCGATACGGTATGGGGACTGTGTTAGCCATTGTTGGCGCTTTGTCGATGATCTTGAACATCTTTCTCTTCTTTGTGTGTGTGAGAAGAAGTCGCCTCCGAAAGCCACCTCACTATTTCCTCATGTCCCTGGCATTGGTCGACATTATAGCCGTTCTGGGGTGGTCGTCGTTGACGGTGGTTTCTTTATTCAGTGACGGTTGGATTTTGCCCACTGAGGTCTGCAAGGTTCAGGAATACATCATGTCCATGTATCTGTATCTGAACTCTCACACGTTTGTCCTGTTGGCCTTTGAGCGGTTCCTGCTGTTTCTGCGCCCGTCCAAACATTCCGAAATCTTCATTAACAGTGTCGTTCTAATCATGATGCTAGCCATCTGGATCTTTGACGGGGTTATGTCCGCCTTTCCTTACTTTGGATGGGGGACCGTGAGTTACTTTTCCAGTCAGTTTCAATGTGCTATGGATCACGAGAAGAACATCAGAGAAACAAATTTTGTGACAGTGATGTGCTTCGGAATTCCGATTTCTTTATGCTTGGGactgtatttgtttattttcataatgATACGGAAAATCAAACGAAGGGAGGACGACAATGGCGCCCTCATTGTGGAGAGAAACAACAGAGCCATTGGCGATTCCTACTCACAAAGACTCAAAAACCAACAGCTGAAATTCCAAAACGCCGGAACCAAAGCGGTCAAACCAAACATCGGCAAAAAATTCACCTACACAGAAGATGGTTACGTCAGTAACGACTCTTCTGATGACGAAAACACAGAAAGTAATGTCCAGAAGGGAACTCCAAAGCAAGTTGTCAGACAGAAGAAAGTGTATCACATGGCAAAAAATGACTCCTTGCTCATGAAAACATACGTCTTCATgacgattttattttttctccttTGGCTCCCATACCTGATCGTCACATACATTTTCCTGAAGAATCGATATGCAGATATCAGTGACGAAATCGTTTTCGTGGTCGTCTTTCTGTGTCAGTGTACAACGTTCATTAAACCTGTGGTGTACGTCACATACAATACTCACTTTAGAAAACACGTGGTGAAATGTTTCTGTCGCAAATCTTCAAGTAATGAGATAAAATCAGACACCGGTGAGCGTGGCTTTGACAATACCGCCCTGGAATAA
- the LOC128178239 gene encoding protein dpy-30 homolog → MADDQVNTGSVAGDLESGTPVPQEVPENVQKIITSEKELQENPSKRPRVDLQSLPTRAYLDTTVVPILLSGMSVLAKERPPNPIEYLAAYLLKNKNQFE, encoded by the exons ATGGCGGATG ACCAAGTTAACACAGGCTCAGTTGCAGGTGATTTGGAGTCAGGAACACCTGTACCACAGGAAGTACCAGAAAATGTACAG AAAATTATAACAAGTGAGAAAGAACTCCAAGAGAACCCCTCCAAGCGACCTCGAGTTGATCTCCAGTCTTTACCTACACGGGCCTACCTAGATACCACAGTGGTTCCTATTCTACTCAGTGGGATGTCTGTGTTAGCCAAGGAGAG accaccTAATCCTATTGAATACCTCGCAGCTTATTTATTGAAGAATAAGAATCAGTTTGAATGA
- the LOC128178175 gene encoding fos-related antigen 1-like → MYSRENSDYSDESKYVANILSSMASASAASTTYSIPASYVSGITSQSNGLTPTTLANLEQTFIELQSVPTNLSSGQDPLTQSGFVPPIVDPAGSDRSSDRYDYSDMSDADWPPTKRGRGGDGQDLTGYDMTTSVGGGRKRKRDEKISPEEEERRRVRRERNKLAAAKCRQRRVDHTNRLIIETEKLEKERESIEADIQTLQQQKDQLEFVLQAHQPLCKVDSSQPSVKVKSENSHNPCGGPKLPVSSAGSSVRPSTLPLIKREKKDGDVSVSSATGIPITTPSSGFLFTLDNMVDHTGLTPITNGPSSCSSEVNRTSSESNSESASSPTLISL, encoded by the exons aTGTATAGTCGGGAGAACAGCGACTATAGCGACGAGTCGAAGTACGTGGCGAACATTCTCTCCTCCATGGCCAGTGCCAGCGCCGCCTCCACCACG TACTCGATCCCGGCGTCCTATGTCAGCGGCATTACCTCCCAGTCTAACGGCCTCACCCCCACGACCCTGGCCAACCTTGAACAGACCTTCATCGAGCTCCAGTCGGTGCCCACAAATCTCTCCTCCGGCCAGGACCCCCTTACCCAGAGCGGATTCGTCCCCCCGATCGTCGACCCCGCGGGGAGCGATCGGTCATCGGACAGATATGATTATTCCGACATGAGCGACGCAGACTGGCCCCCCACCAAACGAGGGAGGGGCGGGGACGGTCAGGACCTGACCGGTTATGACATGACAACAAGCGTGGGAGGTGGAAGGAAGAGAAAGCGTGATGAAAAG ATAAGTCCCGAGGAGGAAGAGAGGCGTCGAGTCCGAAGGGAGAGAAACAAATTAGCAGCAGCAAAATGTCGGCAGCGGAGAGTTGATCACACAAACCGCCTTATTATT GAAACTGAAAAGCtcgagaaagagagagagtccATTGAAGCTGATATTCAGACTTTGCAGCAACAGAAAGATCAGCTTGAGTTTGTCCTGCAGGCTCATCAGCCATTGTGTAAAGTAGACTCGTCCCAGCCATCAGTAAAAGTGAAATCCGAAAACTCGCACAACCCGTGTGGCGGCCCAAAACTTCCAGTGTCGTCTGCTGGTTCCAGCGTGCGCCCCAGCACCCTTCCTCTCATTAAGAGAGAGAAGAAGGACGGAGACGTTTCCGTAAGTTCCGCTACTGGAATTCCAATCACGACCCCCTCTAGCGGATTCTTGTTTACCCTGGACAATATGGTGGACCACACTGGTCTCACCCCCATCACTAACGGACCCTCCTCTTGCAGCAGTGAAGTGAATAGGACTTCCAGTGAAAGCAATTCCGAAAGCGCTAGTTCACCGACCTTGATTTCTCTGTGA
- the LOC128177789 gene encoding dynein light chain Tctex-type protein 2B-like — MTTRSDHLAGRRNSVTFAIKDESFRDRTPSVGRKDNQQSRNSSLGKGKADGGYSDSSGSISIPKKFHKLKAPSRHQPVETTKIPSGGSRPQHQNVNYENTYKLSPDRGKFFDSVKISQIIESSLNENLKDLPYDHDKCPGLCTYLAEVIKDDIKASGVQRYKLVTNVILFEDKRQGFHWGSRCLWNPNFDNFATASYTGQGYRAVGACFASYYE; from the coding sequence ATGACGACTAGGAGCGATCACCTGGCCGGCCGCCGGAACAGCGTTACCTTTGCCATTAAAGATGAATCTTTCCGAGACCGTACTCCCAGTGTGGGTAGAAAGGACAACCAACAAAGTCGGAACTCCAGTCTAGGGAAAGGAAAAGCGGACGGCGGGTATTCGGACAGCAGTGGTTCGATTTCTATTCCAAAGAAGTTCCACAAGCTCAAAGCGCCATCACGACATCAGCCCGTAGAGACGACGAAAATCCCAAGTGGAGGATCACGGCCCCAGCATCAAAACGTAAACTACGAGAACACGTATAAGCTATCGCCAGATAGGGGAAAGTTTTTCGATTCTGTCAAAATCTCGCAAATCATAGAGAGTAGTTTGAATGAAAATCTCAAGGATTTACCTTACGATCACGACAAGTGCCCTGGACTCTGTACCTATCTCGCGGAAGTGATCAAAGATGATATCAAGGCATCTGGAGTGCAAAGATATAAACTGGTGACGAATGTCATACTTTTCGAGGACAAGAGACAGGGATTTCATTGGGGTAGTCGGTGCCTGTGGAACCCAAACTTTGACAATTTTGCCACCGCTTCTTACACTGGCCAAGGGTATAGAGCCGTGGGGGCTTGTTTTGCTTCATACTATGAATAG